A window of Mucilaginibacter paludis DSM 18603 contains these coding sequences:
- a CDS encoding inorganic phosphate transporter: protein MTLLLVVVIALAICFDFINGFHDAANSIATVVSTKVLSPLQAVLWAAAFNFLAYFVVKDHKVANTVAQTVFEHFITLHVILAGLVAAITWNLITWWFGIPSSSSHTLIGGFAGAGMTNALFMHENAFHAVNSGPIIKIVAFIFLAPVIGSIIGFAINATILHLCKNTRPSKAEVWFKRLQLISSGALSFAHGGNDAQKVMGIIYLALVAGKVIDNKAPMPEWIPLACYSAIAFGTMSGGWKIVKTMGSKITKVTPLEGFSAETAGAVTLFVTERFGIPVSTTHTLTGSIIGVGLTKRVSAVRWGITINLIWAWIITIPISALIAGLVFAIVRNM from the coding sequence ATGACCTTGTTGCTGGTTGTTGTTATTGCTCTTGCTATTTGTTTTGATTTTATAAACGGTTTCCACGATGCGGCAAACTCCATTGCCACGGTTGTGTCTACCAAGGTGCTTAGTCCGCTGCAGGCTGTGTTATGGGCGGCGGCTTTTAACTTTTTAGCTTATTTTGTGGTTAAGGATCATAAAGTAGCCAATACCGTGGCCCAAACGGTTTTTGAGCATTTTATAACGCTCCATGTAATATTGGCCGGGCTGGTAGCCGCCATTACCTGGAACCTGATTACCTGGTGGTTTGGTATCCCTTCAAGTTCCTCGCATACGCTGATTGGCGGATTTGCAGGCGCCGGGATGACCAATGCCCTGTTTATGCACGAGAATGCTTTTCATGCCGTTAACTCGGGCCCTATCATCAAAATAGTGGCCTTTATATTTTTAGCTCCCGTTATTGGCAGCATCATAGGCTTTGCGATTAATGCTACAATTTTACACCTCTGTAAAAATACACGCCCATCTAAGGCCGAAGTGTGGTTTAAGCGTTTGCAACTCATCTCGTCCGGAGCGCTAAGTTTTGCCCATGGCGGTAATGATGCCCAAAAGGTAATGGGGATTATCTATCTGGCCCTTGTTGCAGGGAAAGTTATCGATAACAAGGCCCCCATGCCCGAGTGGATTCCGCTGGCCTGTTATTCGGCCATTGCTTTCGGAACCATGTCTGGCGGATGGAAAATTGTAAAAACAATGGGATCTAAAATTACCAAAGTTACTCCTCTCGAAGGCTTTAGCGCCGAAACTGCGGGCGCTGTTACCCTTTTTGTTACCGAACGTTTCGGAATCCCTGTTTCTACCACCCACACCCTAACCGGTTCCATCATCGGCGTTGGTTTAACCAAACGTGTTTCGGCTGTGCGCTGGGGCATCACCATCAACCTCATCTGGGCCTGGATCATCACCATCCCAATCTCGGCGCTGATAGCCGGTTTGGTATTCGCTATTGTGAGGAATATGTGA
- a CDS encoding carbohydrate porin, whose amino-acid sequence MKKIYSFIILFFISYCATAQNTHSPDSTEKWNSHFQLTVIDQSHPSFKSPYSGTNSLTSDSEEALSLTTTLFIGRKLWKGAAVYFNPEVSGGSGISSARGIAGFSNGETFRIGNPSPALYLGRLFLRQYIALTKDEELVQSDNNQLKEYVPTKRIVITAGKFALSDLFDNNSYSHDPRSQFLNWSLMGNGAWDYPANTRGYTDGIVLEYITPSWEVRAAGTLVGTYANGPDFDYHFWDAYSSTVEFTKNISLNSHKGKVNLLLFRNVSKAPVYRDVINNYLNKTDVSLDVINGKDYGHAKYGIGINAEQELTKSLGAFFRSSWNDGKTATWAFTEIDRSISLGLNYTGASWHRPEDNFGIAGVINGISKDHRDFLNIGGYGFIIGDGQLSNYKTEDILEAYYSARLNKNLVVSGDYQFVQNPAYNADRGPVNVFSIRAHIEF is encoded by the coding sequence ATGAAGAAAATTTACTCTTTTATCATACTGTTTTTTATATCTTATTGCGCAACAGCGCAGAATACTCATTCGCCGGATTCAACTGAAAAATGGAATTCGCATTTTCAGTTAACTGTTATCGATCAAAGTCACCCCTCATTTAAATCGCCTTATTCGGGGACAAATAGTTTAACCAGCGATTCGGAGGAAGCTTTAAGTTTAACTACTACGCTGTTTATTGGCCGAAAACTTTGGAAAGGCGCGGCAGTTTATTTTAATCCCGAAGTTTCGGGTGGGAGCGGTATTAGCTCGGCCCGTGGTATAGCCGGGTTTAGCAATGGCGAAACCTTCAGGATAGGCAATCCGTCACCGGCTTTATACCTGGGTAGGTTATTTTTGCGCCAGTACATTGCCTTAACCAAGGATGAGGAACTGGTTCAATCGGATAACAATCAGCTCAAAGAATACGTTCCAACCAAAAGGATAGTGATCACGGCGGGTAAGTTCGCCCTGTCTGACCTGTTTGATAACAACAGCTACAGCCACGATCCGCGAAGCCAGTTTCTCAATTGGTCGTTAATGGGCAATGGCGCCTGGGACTACCCAGCCAACACCCGTGGCTATACTGATGGCATTGTGCTTGAATATATTACCCCGTCGTGGGAGGTAAGGGCGGCAGGTACGCTTGTTGGTACCTATGCCAACGGCCCCGATTTTGATTACCATTTTTGGGATGCTTACAGCAGCACGGTCGAATTCACCAAAAACATCAGTCTAAACAGCCATAAAGGCAAGGTTAATTTGTTATTGTTCCGCAATGTAAGCAAGGCTCCGGTTTACCGGGATGTAATTAATAATTACTTGAATAAAACCGATGTATCCTTGGATGTGATAAACGGCAAAGACTATGGCCATGCAAAATATGGTATAGGTATTAATGCCGAGCAGGAACTGACTAAAAGCCTGGGCGCGTTTTTCAGAAGCAGCTGGAATGATGGCAAAACAGCCACCTGGGCCTTTACCGAAATTGATCGCAGTATTAGCCTGGGCCTGAATTATACCGGAGCATCATGGCACCGGCCCGAAGATAATTTTGGCATTGCCGGCGTAATTAACGGCATATCAAAAGACCACCGCGACTTTTTAAACATAGGCGGATACGGCTTTATTATAGGCGACGGCCAACTAAGCAATTATAAAACTGAAGATATTTTAGAGGCCTACTACAGCGCCAGGCTCAATAAAAACCTGGTGGTATCCGGCGATTACCAGTTTGTACAAAACCCAGCCTACAATGCCGACCGTGGCCCGGTGAACGTATTCTCCATCAGGGCGCATATTGAATTTTGA
- a CDS encoding sodium:solute symporter, translating to MSLTDWIVLVATIFAIVLYGTWKSRGSKNINNYLLGDQSMPWYTVGLSVMATQASAITFLSAPGQAYADGMRFVQFYFGLPLAMIVLCITFVPIFHRLKVFTAYEYLEQRFDLKTRALTAFLFLIQRGLSTGITIYAPSLILSAILHINITYTTLFIGGIVICYTVYGGTKAVSYTQMLQMSIIFAGLFVAGVMVFKLLPEGTGFVRTLKLAGKMGRMNVIDWKFDMNNRYNIWSGIIGGFFLQLSYFGTDQSQVGRYLTGSSIGQSRLGLIMNGLVKIPMQFLILLIGVLVFAFYQFNQPPVFFNNYQVEQIKRGPYAADFNQIEQQYSTAFQQKRTKTELLVAALDTHDQQKINIAQSDLKAADKQTGIIRESAIALMKKSDPQSDPNDTNYVFLTFVTHYLPKGLIGLLIAIIFLASMGSMASALNSLASTTVVDIYKRMINPNATEKNYMLASRSATILWGLVCIGMALYASHLGNLLEAVNQLGSYIYGTILGVFVVAFYIKQVKGQAVFIAAVITEIVICICGYYNVVAYLWLNAIGCLLVIGIALIASIFEGKGEKSMVDGQ from the coding sequence ATGAGCCTTACCGACTGGATTGTTCTTGTTGCTACCATCTTTGCCATTGTTTTATATGGTACATGGAAAAGCAGGGGCAGCAAAAATATTAACAACTATCTTCTTGGCGATCAGTCCATGCCGTGGTATACGGTAGGGCTTTCGGTTATGGCTACACAGGCCAGCGCCATTACCTTTTTATCGGCCCCTGGCCAGGCTTATGCCGACGGGATGCGCTTTGTGCAGTTCTACTTCGGCCTGCCGCTGGCCATGATTGTGCTCTGCATCACCTTTGTCCCTATCTTCCACCGCCTCAAAGTATTTACAGCTTATGAGTACCTGGAACAACGCTTTGATTTAAAAACCCGCGCACTCACCGCTTTTTTATTTTTGATTCAACGCGGTCTTTCAACTGGTATCACCATTTACGCGCCATCGCTCATTTTATCAGCCATCCTGCATATCAACATTACCTATACTACCTTGTTTATCGGCGGCATTGTAATTTGTTATACCGTGTATGGAGGCACCAAGGCGGTATCATACACGCAAATGCTGCAAATGAGCATTATATTTGCAGGTTTGTTTGTTGCCGGGGTAATGGTATTTAAATTATTACCCGAGGGAACCGGCTTTGTGCGTACTTTAAAGCTGGCCGGTAAAATGGGCCGGATGAACGTGATCGACTGGAAATTTGATATGAACAACCGTTACAATATCTGGAGCGGTATTATCGGTGGTTTCTTTTTGCAGCTTTCTTATTTCGGTACCGACCAGAGCCAGGTGGGGCGATATTTAACCGGAAGCTCTATTGGCCAGAGCCGCTTGGGGCTTATTATGAATGGCCTGGTAAAAATACCTATGCAGTTTTTAATTTTACTGATTGGGGTATTGGTATTTGCCTTTTACCAGTTTAACCAGCCGCCCGTATTTTTTAATAATTACCAGGTTGAGCAAATTAAAAGAGGCCCTTATGCGGCAGATTTCAACCAGATTGAGCAGCAGTACAGCACGGCCTTTCAACAGAAGAGAACTAAAACAGAGCTACTGGTGGCAGCCCTGGATACACATGATCAGCAAAAGATCAATATTGCGCAAAGCGATTTAAAAGCCGCGGATAAGCAAACAGGCATCATCCGCGAAAGCGCTATCGCCCTAATGAAAAAGAGCGACCCACAAAGCGATCCTAACGATACCAATTATGTGTTTCTCACCTTTGTTACGCATTACCTGCCCAAAGGTTTAATTGGCTTGCTTATTGCCATCATCTTTTTGGCCTCCATGGGTTCTATGGCCAGTGCGCTCAATTCGCTGGCATCAACAACCGTGGTGGATATTTATAAAAGAATGATCAACCCAAACGCCACCGAAAAAAACTATATGCTGGCATCCCGCTCGGCAACTATTTTATGGGGACTGGTTTGCATTGGCATGGCCCTTTACGCCAGCCACCTGGGTAATTTATTAGAAGCCGTGAACCAGTTAGGATCGTACATTTATGGCACCATCCTGGGCGTTTTTGTGGTAGCATTTTACATCAAACAGGTAAAAGGCCAGGCTGTATTTATAGCCGCCGTAATTACCGAGATCGTCATCTGCATTTGCGGGTATTATAATGTGGTAGCTTATTTATGGCTTAACGCGATAGGTTGCTTATTGGTAATCGGGATAGCCTTGATTGCTTCGATTTTTGAGGGGAAGGGGGAAAAGTCCATGGTCGATGGTCAATAG
- a CDS encoding DUF2911 domain-containing protein → MKNIAYTLLSAMLFCATFSVNAQGIKMPQASSGQTIIQDLGLGKVTIAYSRPNVKGRKMLGGQEPYGKVWRTGANAATTITFTDEVTIEGNKVAPGTYGLFTIPDPKEWTIILSKTNKTWGAYTYKQEDDLLRFKVKAINTKELVETFTLQFDNVMPTSADLNLAWEHTSLTIHITTDIDARVMASIDEAMKGEKKPYFAAAQYYYSNDKDMNKALEWINEVEKASPKSPMPKLWKARILLKMGNKKEALATAQEGVSLAKESKNDEYERLNAAVASQAK, encoded by the coding sequence ATGAAAAACATCGCTTACACTTTATTATCTGCTATGCTGTTTTGCGCAACCTTCTCAGTAAACGCGCAGGGCATTAAAATGCCGCAGGCCAGTTCAGGCCAAACCATTATCCAGGATTTAGGTCTGGGTAAAGTAACCATCGCTTACTCGCGCCCTAATGTAAAAGGCCGCAAGATGCTGGGCGGTCAGGAGCCTTACGGCAAGGTATGGCGCACGGGTGCTAACGCCGCCACAACCATTACCTTTACGGACGAGGTAACTATAGAGGGCAACAAAGTAGCGCCGGGTACCTACGGCTTATTTACCATTCCCGATCCGAAAGAGTGGACCATCATCCTCAGCAAAACCAATAAAACCTGGGGCGCTTATACTTACAAACAAGAAGATGACTTGTTAAGATTTAAAGTAAAAGCGATTAACACCAAGGAATTGGTAGAAACCTTCACCCTGCAGTTTGACAATGTAATGCCCACCAGTGCCGACCTGAACCTGGCCTGGGAACATACCTCGCTAACTATCCACATCACCACCGATATTGATGCCCGCGTAATGGCCAGTATTGACGAGGCCATGAAAGGCGAAAAGAAACCTTATTTCGCTGCGGCGCAATATTATTACAGTAACGACAAGGATATGAACAAGGCGCTGGAATGGATAAACGAAGTAGAAAAAGCCAGCCCAAAATCACCAATGCCTAAACTTTGGAAAGCACGCATCCTGCTTAAGATGGGCAACAAAAAAGAAGCCTTGGCCACAGCGCAGGAAGGTGTAAGTTTAGCCAAAGAAAGTAAAAATGACGAATACGAACGTTTGAATGCCGCTGTGGCATCACAAGCGAAGTAG
- the adhE gene encoding bifunctional acetaldehyde-CoA/alcohol dehydrogenase: MKTTDSEKLIQQIEKIREAQRLYSTFTQEQVDEIFRQAALAANNARIELAKMAVAETGMGLVEDKVIKNHFASENIYNQYKNEKTCGVIETDEAFGIVKIAEPIGVVAAVVPTTNPTSTAIFKALIALKTRNGIIFSPHPRAKKSTIAAAKIVLDAAVKAGAPEGIIGWIEEPTVELSQIVMANADLILATGGPGMVKAAYSSGKPAIGVGAGNTPAIIDETAHLKMAVNSILLSKTFDNGMICASEQSVIVLDQIYEEVRKEFIDRGAYILTPEETSKVGAVLLINGILNSNIVGQSAAKIAALAGVTVPEETKVLIGEVQSVELEEPFSHEKLSPVLAMYRAKNFDEAVAKAVRLVKLGGFGHTSVLYTDAVKSQARVDQFSAAMKTGRTIINMPSSQGAIGDIFNFKLSPSLTLGCGSWGGNSVSENVGVKHLLNIKTVAKRRENMLWFRVPEKVYFKYGCLPLALRELREMGKKRAFIVTDKVLYSLGFTEHVTKVLDELGIEHTVYFEVEPDPTLSTARKGAAEMINFQPDTIIALGGGSPMDAAKIMWVLYEHPQERFEDLAMRFMDIRKRVYTFPKMGEKAMFVAIPTSAGTGSEVTPFAVITDENTDIKYPLADYELTPDMAIVDAELMMNMPRSLTSASGIDALTHGLEAFVSILASEYTNGLALEAIRLIFKYLPDAYNEGTTNIKAREKMAHASTIAGMAFANAFLGVCHSLAHKLGATHHVPHGVANAMLISEVIRFNAVDNPRKQAAFAQNKFPNSKWRYARIADYLNLGGKDESEKVELLIKAIEELKVKVGIPKSIKDFGVSESKFYATVDTMAEQAFDDQCTGANPRYPLISELKQIYIKAYEGNQPAAAKKSKKAEEIVA, encoded by the coding sequence ATGAAAACAACAGATTCAGAAAAATTAATCCAGCAAATCGAAAAAATCAGGGAGGCCCAAAGGTTGTACTCTACCTTTACGCAAGAACAGGTAGATGAAATTTTCAGACAGGCTGCGCTTGCTGCCAACAACGCAAGGATTGAGCTTGCAAAAATGGCCGTTGCCGAAACAGGCATGGGCCTTGTTGAAGATAAGGTGATCAAGAATCACTTTGCTTCTGAAAATATTTATAACCAATACAAAAACGAAAAAACCTGTGGCGTTATCGAAACCGACGAAGCCTTCGGTATTGTTAAAATAGCCGAGCCTATTGGTGTTGTTGCGGCGGTAGTACCTACAACCAACCCTACATCAACCGCCATATTTAAGGCGCTTATCGCTTTAAAAACACGTAACGGCATTATATTCTCTCCGCACCCGCGCGCTAAAAAATCAACTATCGCGGCAGCAAAAATAGTATTAGATGCCGCAGTTAAAGCCGGTGCCCCTGAGGGGATTATCGGATGGATTGAAGAGCCTACCGTTGAACTTTCGCAAATTGTAATGGCCAATGCCGACCTGATTCTGGCTACCGGTGGCCCGGGTATGGTTAAAGCTGCTTATTCATCCGGCAAACCAGCTATCGGCGTAGGTGCAGGCAATACACCTGCTATTATCGACGAAACCGCACACCTCAAAATGGCCGTTAATTCTATCCTGCTTTCAAAAACATTTGACAACGGGATGATCTGCGCCTCAGAACAAAGTGTAATTGTGCTCGACCAGATTTATGAAGAGGTAAGAAAAGAATTTATTGACCGCGGCGCGTACATTTTAACCCCCGAAGAAACCAGTAAGGTTGGCGCAGTATTGCTGATCAACGGCATCTTAAACTCAAATATCGTGGGGCAGTCTGCTGCTAAAATAGCCGCGCTTGCCGGGGTAACAGTGCCCGAAGAAACTAAGGTTTTGATTGGCGAAGTGCAGTCTGTTGAGTTGGAAGAGCCATTTTCGCACGAAAAACTTTCCCCTGTTTTAGCCATGTACCGCGCCAAAAACTTCGACGAAGCGGTAGCCAAAGCCGTACGGCTGGTAAAATTGGGTGGCTTTGGCCATACCTCTGTACTTTATACCGATGCTGTTAAAAGCCAGGCCAGGGTTGATCAGTTTAGCGCCGCTATGAAAACCGGGCGTACCATCATCAACATGCCATCATCACAAGGTGCTATAGGCGATATTTTCAATTTCAAACTATCTCCGTCACTCACCCTGGGTTGCGGCAGCTGGGGCGGTAATTCGGTATCAGAAAACGTAGGCGTTAAACACCTTTTAAATATAAAAACAGTGGCAAAAAGACGCGAAAACATGCTCTGGTTCCGGGTGCCGGAAAAGGTATACTTTAAATACGGATGCTTGCCATTAGCATTGCGCGAGCTGAGAGAGATGGGCAAAAAACGCGCCTTTATTGTAACCGATAAGGTTTTATATTCCCTCGGCTTTACCGAACATGTCACCAAAGTTTTAGATGAGTTAGGCATTGAACACACCGTTTATTTTGAGGTTGAGCCCGACCCTACACTTTCAACAGCCCGCAAAGGCGCTGCCGAAATGATCAATTTTCAACCTGATACCATCATAGCCCTGGGTGGCGGTTCACCAATGGATGCAGCCAAAATTATGTGGGTATTGTACGAGCATCCTCAGGAAAGATTTGAAGATTTGGCCATGCGCTTTATGGATATCCGTAAACGGGTATACACTTTCCCTAAAATGGGCGAAAAGGCCATGTTTGTAGCCATACCTACTTCTGCCGGTACAGGCTCAGAGGTTACTCCTTTCGCCGTAATAACCGACGAGAATACAGACATCAAATATCCGCTGGCCGACTATGAGCTAACACCGGATATGGCTATTGTTGATGCCGAACTGATGATGAACATGCCAAGAAGCCTTACATCAGCTTCCGGAATTGACGCCCTTACTCACGGTTTGGAAGCCTTTGTTTCTATTCTGGCGTCAGAGTATACCAATGGTTTGGCTCTTGAAGCCATCAGGTTGATTTTTAAATACCTGCCCGATGCTTATAACGAAGGAACAACCAATATTAAGGCCCGCGAAAAAATGGCACATGCCTCTACCATAGCGGGTATGGCTTTTGCAAACGCATTTTTAGGCGTATGCCACTCGCTTGCTCACAAATTGGGCGCTACCCACCATGTGCCGCACGGCGTTGCCAATGCCATGCTGATTAGCGAGGTGATTCGTTTTAACGCGGTTGATAATCCACGTAAACAAGCTGCCTTTGCCCAAAATAAATTCCCCAACTCTAAATGGAGGTATGCCCGTATAGCCGATTACCTTAACCTGGGCGGAAAAGATGAAAGCGAAAAGGTTGAATTGTTAATTAAGGCTATTGAAGAGCTGAAGGTTAAAGTAGGCATCCCTAAATCGATCAAAGATTTTGGTGTGAGCGAAAGCAAATTTTATGCTACCGTTGATACCATGGCCGAACAGGCTTTTGACGATCAATGTACAGGTGCCAACCCACGTTATCCTTTAATTAGCGAGCTTAAACAAATTTACATTAAAGCTTACGAAGGAAACCAGCCTGCTGCTGCCAAGAAAAGTAAAAAAGCTGAAGAAATAGTTGCTTAA
- the pflA gene encoding pyruvate formate-lyase-activating protein codes for MLYFPLQDIDAAKLNINDPEHLRIHSLETFGTQDGPGIRMVVFVQGCQFRCLYCHNPDSIDVKGGSLVEITELVKRAVREKNYFGTEGGVTVSGGEPLLQRSKLTSFFKLLHQQGINTCLDSNGRLNTPEVHHLLEYTDLLLLDVKHIDNEWHLKLTGQSNKNTLDLAAYREQSGKRMWLRYVLVPGWTDQPEYIEQWARYFTNYKTVDRVEIIPFHQLGMHKWAMMGMEYPLRNTPTPSVEIKQMAKGIFDRYFENVVLK; via the coding sequence ATGTTATATTTCCCTTTGCAGGATATTGATGCGGCTAAATTAAATATTAACGATCCTGAGCATTTGAGGATCCATTCCCTGGAAACATTTGGTACCCAGGATGGGCCTGGCATCCGGATGGTGGTATTTGTTCAGGGCTGCCAGTTTCGTTGCCTGTATTGTCATAACCCGGATTCCATCGATGTAAAAGGCGGATCGTTGGTTGAAATTACCGAATTGGTAAAACGCGCCGTGCGCGAAAAAAATTACTTTGGAACCGAAGGCGGCGTAACGGTATCTGGCGGCGAGCCGCTACTGCAAAGGAGCAAGCTCACCAGCTTTTTTAAGCTTTTACACCAGCAGGGTATAAACACCTGCCTGGATAGCAACGGGCGTTTAAATACGCCGGAAGTACATCATTTATTAGAATATACCGATTTGCTGTTGCTCGATGTAAAACATATTGATAACGAATGGCACCTTAAGCTAACAGGCCAGAGTAATAAAAACACGCTCGACCTGGCCGCCTACCGCGAACAAAGTGGCAAACGGATGTGGCTAAGGTATGTATTGGTGCCCGGCTGGACCGATCAGCCTGAATACATCGAACAGTGGGCCAGGTATTTTACTAACTATAAAACGGTCGACCGCGTAGAAATCATTCCCTTCCATCAATTAGGAATGCATAAGTGGGCCATGATGGGGATGGAATACCCGCTTAGAAATACCCCGACTCCTTCCGTGGAAATTAAGCAGATGGCAAAAGGCATTTTTGATCGTTATTTTGAAAATGTGGTCCTGAAGTAA
- the pflB gene encoding formate C-acetyltransferase, translated as MKTDVTAIPFQTGDWNKTINVYDFVIKNIRPYTGDSSFLQGPSARTTRLWDACKVSLLQERENKGILAIDTDTISTITAFAPGYIKQDDEVIVGLQTDQLLKRAMKPFGGIKLVESAVKERGLTVSERVVDIFNYAKNHNEGVFNAYDAEIRAFRSKHLLTGLPDNYARGRIIGDYRRLALYGIAQLIKAKKADLVKIDGQMTEHKVRLREEINSQISALNDVQQMGATYGFDLSRPAENATEAVQWIYFAYLAAIKEQDGAAMSLGNVSSFLDIYIERDIEAGLLDEEGAQELIDQFVMKLRLVRHLRPGSYDEIFGGDPVWVTESLGGILHDGRTKVSRTSFRFLQTLYNLGPSPEPNLTVLWSDYLPEGFKKFCAQISIDTSSIQYENDDLMRETRGSDDYGIACCVSYQEIGKSIQHFGARANLPKALLIALNGGREEHDGLEVIKNIPTLPDGTLDYVLVMDLFKRTLSDLARVYAKAMFIIHYMHDKYYYERAQMAFVDTDPHIDIAYGAAGISIIADSLAAIKYAKVTPVRNEKGLTVDFTIEGEYPQFGNDDDRVDSIAEEVTHYFIGELRKHATYKNSTPTLSLLTITSNVMYGTNTGATPDGRKSGEAFAPGANPMHGRDCTGAIASLNSVCKLSYMDAQDGISNTFSMVPKSLGATRAEQITNLVGTLGGYFKQGAHHLNVNVLDRNTLIDAYEHPELYPQLTIRVSGYAVNFVRLSRAHQLEVITRTFHESM; from the coding sequence ATGAAAACAGATGTTACAGCTATTCCATTCCAAACAGGAGACTGGAATAAAACAATTAATGTTTATGACTTTGTTATAAAAAACATAAGGCCTTATACAGGGGATTCGTCTTTCTTACAAGGGCCATCTGCCCGCACCACCAGGCTTTGGGATGCCTGTAAAGTATCCTTGTTACAGGAGCGCGAAAACAAAGGCATTTTAGCTATCGATACCGATACCATTTCAACAATCACCGCTTTTGCGCCCGGTTATATTAAACAGGATGATGAAGTAATTGTAGGCCTCCAAACAGACCAGTTGCTTAAACGCGCCATGAAACCTTTCGGCGGTATTAAGTTGGTAGAGTCGGCTGTTAAAGAGCGTGGCCTAACTGTTTCAGAAAGAGTTGTTGATATTTTTAACTATGCTAAAAATCACAATGAAGGTGTTTTTAATGCTTATGATGCTGAAATACGCGCCTTCCGCTCAAAACACCTTTTAACAGGTTTGCCTGATAATTATGCCCGTGGCCGTATCATCGGCGATTATCGCCGCCTTGCCTTATACGGTATTGCACAACTGATTAAAGCCAAAAAAGCCGACCTGGTTAAAATTGATGGCCAGATGACTGAACATAAGGTACGTTTGCGCGAAGAAATTAATTCGCAGATCAGCGCTTTAAACGATGTTCAGCAAATGGGCGCCACTTATGGTTTTGATTTGAGCCGCCCTGCAGAAAATGCTACCGAAGCCGTACAATGGATTTACTTTGCCTACCTTGCTGCCATTAAAGAGCAGGATGGTGCCGCCATGTCGTTAGGTAACGTATCATCCTTCCTGGATATTTATATAGAAAGGGATATCGAAGCCGGCTTGCTTGACGAAGAAGGTGCTCAGGAACTGATTGACCAGTTTGTAATGAAGTTGCGGCTGGTACGCCACCTGCGCCCGGGCTCTTATGACGAAATTTTTGGTGGCGATCCGGTTTGGGTTACCGAATCGTTAGGTGGTATTTTACACGACGGCCGCACTAAGGTTAGCCGTACATCGTTCCGCTTTTTGCAAACCCTATATAACCTGGGCCCATCACCCGAACCTAACCTGACTGTACTTTGGTCGGATTATCTTCCCGAAGGGTTCAAAAAATTCTGTGCGCAAATATCAATCGATACTTCATCAATCCAGTATGAAAACGATGACCTGATGCGCGAAACACGCGGATCTGACGATTACGGAATTGCCTGCTGTGTATCCTATCAGGAAATAGGCAAATCAATACAGCATTTTGGTGCCCGCGCCAACCTGCCTAAGGCCTTATTGATAGCCTTAAACGGAGGAAGGGAAGAGCACGATGGCCTTGAAGTGATCAAAAATATCCCTACCCTGCCTGACGGCACGCTTGACTATGTATTGGTGATGGATCTGTTTAAACGTACTTTGAGCGATTTAGCCAGGGTGTATGCCAAAGCCATGTTTATCATCCACTACATGCACGATAAATATTACTACGAAAGAGCTCAGATGGCCTTTGTTGATACCGATCCGCATATTGATATCGCTTATGGCGCAGCCGGTATTTCAATTATAGCCGACTCTTTGGCTGCTATTAAATATGCCAAGGTAACACCTGTACGTAACGAAAAAGGCCTTACCGTTGATTTTACCATTGAAGGTGAATACCCGCAGTTTGGTAATGACGACGACCGCGTAGACAGTATTGCCGAAGAAGTAACCCATTATTTTATTGGCGAGCTTCGTAAGCATGCTACTTACAAAAACTCTACACCTACCTTATCCCTGTTAACAATTACATCCAACGTGATGTATGGCACAAACACTGGTGCTACACCCGATGGACGGAAAAGCGGCGAGGCATTTGCTCCCGGCGCCAACCCTATGCATGGGCGTGACTGCACCGGTGCCATAGCCTCCCTTAATTCGGTTTGTAAACTGAGTTATATGGATGCACAGGATGGTATTTCAAATACGTTCTCCATGGTTCCTAAATCGTTGGGTGCTACACGTGCCGAACAGATTACTAACCTGGTGGGTACATTGGGCGGTTATTTTAAACAAGGCGCTCACCACTTAAATGTGAACGTGCTTGACAGAAATACCCTGATTGATGCCTACGAGCATCCCGAACTTTACCCGCAATTAACCATCAGGGTTTCTGGTTACGCGGTTAATTTTGTGAGGTTATCCAGAGCACATCAATTAGAGGTAATTACCCGGACTTTCCACGAAAGTATGTAA